In one window of Lynx canadensis isolate LIC74 chromosome B3, mLynCan4.pri.v2, whole genome shotgun sequence DNA:
- the LOC115517208 gene encoding olfactory receptor 10G3 → MERVNSTSLTEFILTGIPYPLRLRTFLFVFFLLIYILTQLGNLLILVTVWVDPQLHARPMYIFLGVLSVIDMGISTIIVPRLMMNFTLGIKPIPFGGCVAQLYFYHFLGSTQCFLYTLMAYDRYLAICQPLRYHILMNAKLSTLLVTGAWVAGSIHGALQAILTFRLPYCGPNQVDYFFCDIPAVLRLACTDTTVNEQVTFVDIGVVVATCFSLILLSYVQITQAILRIRTTDGRRRAFSTCGAHVTVVTVYYVPCAFIYLRPETNSPLDGAAALFPTAITPFLNPLIYTLRNQEVKLALKRMIGGPGT, encoded by the coding sequence ATGGAAAGAGTCAACAGCACATCGTTGACTGAGTTCATTCTCACAGGAATTCCCTACCCACTCAGACTAAGGACATTtctgtttgtgttctttttgCTAATCTACATCCTGACTCAGCTGGGAAACCTGCTCATTCTAGTCACTGTCTGGGTAGACCCGCAGCTCCATGCCCGTCCCATGTACATCTTTCTTGGTGTTCTCTCCGTCATTGACATGGGTATCTCTACCATCATTGTCCCCCGCCTCATGATGAACTTCACTCTCGGCATCAAACCCATCCCCTTTGGCGGCTGTGTTGCTCAACTCTATTTCTATCACTTTTTGGGCAGCACCCAGTGCTTCCTCTATACCTTGATGGCCTACGATAGGTACCTGGCAATATGCCAGCCCCTGCGCTACCATATTCTCATGAATGCTAAGTTGAGTACCTTGCTTGTGACTGGAGCTTGGGTGGCAGGATCCATCCATGGGGCCCTCCAGGCTATCCTAACCTTCCGTCTGCCCTACTGTGGGCCAAACCAGGTAGATTACTTCTTCTGTGACATTCCTGCAGTTTTGAGGCTAGCCTGTACTGATACAACAGTCAACGAGCAGGTGACCTTTGTGGACATTGGGGTGGTGGTTGCCACTTGTTTCTCCCTGATCCTCCTCTCCTATGTACAGATCACTCAGGCCATCCTGAGAATCCGCACAACTGATGGGCGGCGCCGAGCCTTTTCAACCTGTGGGGCCCATGTAACCGTGGTAACCGTGTACTATGTGCCCTGTGCCTTCATCTACCTGAGGCCTGAAACCAACAGCCCCCTGGATGGGGCAGCTGCCTTATTTCCCACAGCTATCACTCCTTTCCTCAACCCCCTCATCTACACTCTGCGGAACCAAGAGGTAAAGCTGGCCCTGAAGAGAATGATAGGAGGCCCTGGGACTTAG
- the LOC115517204 gene encoding olfactory receptor 10G2-like, translating into MKPFSHHLLWIFPLSDFTTHPDILQKDMRETKNTSLDTVVTGFILLGLPHPPSLRTLLFLVFFIIYILTQLGNLLILLTVWADPKLHTRPMYIFLGVLSFLDMWLSSVIVPRLILDFTPASKAMPFGGCVAQLYFFHFLGSTQCFLYTLMAYDRYLAICQPLRYPVLMNARLCTILVAGAWVAGSIHGSVQATLTFRLPYCGPNQVDYFFCDIPAVLRLACADTTVNELVTFVDIGVVAASCFMLILLSYACIVRAILKIRTADGRRRAFSTCGSHLTVVTVYYVPCIFTYLRAGSKSPLDGAVAVFYTVVTPLLNPLIYTLRNQEVKSTLKRITAGGKATRENK; encoded by the coding sequence ATGAAACCATTCTCTCACCACCTCCTGTGGATATTTCCCTTGTCTGACTTCACCACTCATCCCGACATACTACAGAAAGACATGAGAGAGACCAAAAACACATCCCTGGACACCGTCGTGACAGGCTTCATTCTCCTGGGCTTACCTCACCCCCCCAGTCTGAGGACCCTCCTCTTCCTGGTCTTCTTCATCATTTACATCCTGACTCAACTGGGGAACCTGCTCATTCTGCTCACCGTGTGGGCTGACCCAAAGCTCCACACTCGCCCCATGTACATTTTTCTGGGCGTGCTCTCATTCCTGGACATGTGGCTCTCCTCAGTCATTGTCCCTCGGCTAATATTGGATTTTACTCCTGCTAGCAAGGCAATGCCCTTTGGTGGCTGTGTGGCTCAACTATATTTCTTTCACTTCCTGGGCAGTACCCAGTGTTTCCTCTACACCTTGATGGCCTACGACAGGTACCTGGCAATATGCCAGCCCCTGCGCTACCCCGTGCTCATGAATGCGAGGTTATGCACCATCCTCGTGGCTGGGGCTTGGGTGGCCGGCTCCATCCATGGGTCTGTCCAGGCCACCCTGACCTTCCGTCTGCCATACTGTGGGCCCAACCAAGTGGATTATTTTTTCTGTGACATTCCTGCAGTATTGAGACTGGCCTGTGCTGACACGACCGTCAATGAGCTTGTGACCTTTGTGGACATTGGGGTGGTGGCTGCCAGTTGCTTCATGTTAATTCTGCTCTCCTACGCCTGCATAGTCCGCGCCATCCTCAAGATACGCACTGCTGATGGGCGGCGCCGAGCCTTCTCCACCTGCGGCTCCCACCTAACCGTGGTCACAGTCTACTATGTCCCCTGCATTTTCACCTACCTCAGGGCTGGCTCCAAGAGTCCCCTGGATGGGGCAGTGGCTGTGTTTTACACTGTTGTCACTCCATTACTGAACCCCCTCATCTATACCCTGaggaaccaggaagtgaagtccACTCTGAAGAGAATAACAGCAGGTGGAAAGGCCACCAGAGAAAACAAGTAA